The genomic window ACCATGGCCACGCAGCGCTGGTCCAGCGCGGCCATGTCGCCCTGGGCGGCCAGCAGCAGCGGCGCGTCGTCCAGCTCGGCCAGCAGGGAAGGGTAGTCGGGGGCGCCCAGGAACAGGAGGCGGGCGCCCATGCGCTCCAGCGCCTCCATTTCCCGCAGTGCCACATCGCGCGGGCAGGCGCGGGGGCCGAGGGCATCCAATGCCGCCTCCGCGCTGCCATGCCGTGCCATCAGGCGGCGGTGCAGGACGGGCCCCACCCCCTCGGTGCGGGCGAGGCGGAAGGCGGCGAGGCTCATTTTCCGGCGCCGATGCGCGGCTCCGTCCCCGCCAGCAGCCGGCGGATGTTCTCCTCGTGCCGCACGAAGACATAGGCGGCGATGGCCAGCACGGCGATGCCCGACCAAAGCGGCAGCACCACCAGCGCCACCCCCGTCGCCACCACCATGGCCGAGAGCGCGCCCACCGAGGAGATGCGCGACAGCCGCGCCGCCACCAGCCAGGTCACGGCCGCGGCGACGAAGACGCCCCAGCCCAGCCCCAGCATGACGCCCAGCGCCGTCGCCACCCCCTTGCCGCCCTTGAAGCCGAGCCAGAGCGGGTGGCAATGCCCCAGCACCGCCGCCACCGCGGCCACGGGCGCCAGATGCGGCCCGAACCACGCCGAGACCAGCCAGACCGCGACGGCGCCCTTCAGGAAATCCAGCGCCAGCGTCGCCGCCGCTACCTTCTTGTTGCCCGTCCGCAGCACATTGGTCGCGCCGATATTGCCGGAGCCGATGGCGCGGATATCGCCCAGCCCCGCCGCCCGCGTCAGCAGCAGGCCGAAGGGGATGGAGCCCAGCAGCATGGCGCCCACCGCGGCCATGAAGGTGTCCAGCACCGCGATCATCCGAAGACGCGCCTCCCGGCCTTGAAGGTGGCCAGCACGCGGCCTTCCAGCGCCCTTCCGTCGAAGGGCGAGTTCTGCGCCTTGCCCGGCAGCGTCCCATCGCGCACCTGCCAGGCGCGGTCGGGTGCGATGAGGCAGAGATCGGCCGGCGCCCCCTCCGCGAGCCGCCCCGCCTCCACCCCCAGCAGGGCGGCCGGCCGGCAGGTCAGCAGGGCCAGCGCGTCGCGCAGCGTCAGGTCGCCGCCATGCACCCGCGCCAGCGTGACGCCCAGCAGGGTGGCGAGGCCGGCCCCGCCCGCCTCGGCCTGGGCGAAGGGCAGGCGCTTGTCATCGGCATCGCGCGGCTGGTGGTCGGAGGCGATGGCGTCAATGGTGCCATCGGCCAGCGCCGCCACCACCGCCAGCCGGTCGGCCTCGGCGCGCAGCGGCGGGCTCAGCTTCGCATAGGTGCGGAAATCGCCGATGGCGGTCTCGTTCAGGTCGAAATAGGGGGGCGCGGTGTCGCAGGTGACGCGCAGCCCCTCTTCCTTGGCGGCACGAAGCAGGTCCAGCGCGGCCGCCGTGCTGACATGGGCGAAATGCACATGTCCGCCGGTGAGGCGCGCCAGCGCGATGTCGCGGGCCACCATGATGGCCTCGGCCGCCGCCGGCATCCCGGGCAGGCCGAGGCGCGTGGCGAGTTCCCCCTCGGTCGCGGCCCCCTGGCCGGCCAGCGAGGGCTCCTCCGGGTGCTGCACCACCATGGCGCCGAAGCCGCGCGCATAGGAAAGGGCCAAGCGCATGGTCCGCGCGGCGGCGATGGCGCGGGCGCCATCGGTGAAGGCCACGGCACCCGCCTCGCGCAGCAGGCCGTATTCGGAGAGTTCCTTCCCCGCGCAGCCCTTGGTGGCGGCGGCATAGGGCAGCAGCGTCAGGCTGCCGGTCGCCTCGCCGCGGCGGATCATGAATTCGACCAGCGCGGGGTCGTCCAGCGCCGGGTTGGTGTCGGGCAGCACGGCCAGGGTGGTGATGCCGCCCGCGGCCGCGGCCTGGGCGGCCGAGGCGATGGTCTCGCGGTGCTCGGCCCCGGGTTCGCCCAGCGCGGCGCGCATGTCCACGAGGCCGGGGCAGAGGATGGCGCCGCCGGCGTCCAGCACCTCCGCCCCCTCGGCCGGCGCGCCCGTGAGGCTCTTGATGCGCCCGCCCGAGACCAGCATCGCGCCCGGCGCGTCGAGGCCGCTCGCGGGGTCGAGGAGGCGGGCATTGGTGATGAGAAGGTCGCGCATGGGCCTGGGTTATAGACGGGCGTCCACGCCTGCGTCAGAGGGCCTTGGCCATGAACACCCGGTCGAAGCCATCCTGCATGGCGCGGTGGGTCTCGGCATAGCCAAGCCGGGTGTAGAGGGCGATGTTCTCCACCATCCGCGCATGGGTGTAGAGCCAGATGCGCCCATGGCCGCGGCGCCGGGCCTCCTGTTCCGCGAACGCCATCAGCCTCCGGCCGACGCCCTGGCCCGGCGCGGCGGCGGCGATGTTGTCGAGCAGCATCCCCTCCGCCGTGTCCTCCAGCACCAGCAGGCCCAGGATCGCACCCGCTTCCTCCATCACCCAGGCCTGGCCGGCGGCGACCCGGGCGGCGTAGTCATCACCCATCGGGCCAGGTTCCCGCCCCAGGCGTGGCACGTAATGGGCATAGGCGGCACGCACCAGCGCGGCCAGGGCCGGGGCTTCATGGGGAAGGGCGGGGCGAATGTGGCGGGTCACGGCGCCAGGATAGGATGGCGTGGCGGGGGTTGGGAGCAGGGAAAGCTTAAGCATTGTGACGCCATGGAGACGAACGCGAACTGGAGCGTTCTCAATGACATCCATGCCCCTGTCCACGGTCGCGGCGCCCGCCGCCGAGACGACCGCGCCCGAACGTGTCCTGGCCCTCACCGACAGCGCCGCCCAGGTGGCCGCGGGCAAGGTGCGCGCGATCCACGCCATCACCCGCCAGACGCGCGTGCTCGCGCTCAACGCCACCATCGAGGCGGCCCGCGCGGGCGAACTCGGCCGTGGCTTCGCCGTGGTGGCGGGGGAGGTGAAGAACGTGGCGGGCGAGGTCGCGCGGCTCGCCACCGAGATGGAGTCCGAACTGACCTCGGCCTTCGGCGATCTCCGCGCGGTGGGCGAGCGCATGGTGAGCGAGGTGCGCGGGCAGCGGCTGGTGGACCTGGCGCTGAACGCCATCGAGATCATGGACCGCAACCTCTATGAGCGCAGCTGCGACGTGCGCTGGTGGGCCACCGATTCGGCCATGGTCGAGGCGGCGTCCGACCCTTCCGGACCTCGCCGCGCCCATGCGGCGAAGCGGCTGGGCGTCATCCTCTCGGCCTACACCGTCTATCTGGACCTGTGGCTGGCCGATGCCCAGGGGCGCGTGATCGCCCATGGGCGGCCTGACCGCTTTCCCGGCGTGGTGGGCCTCGATGTCTCGCACGAGCCCTGGTTCCAGGAGGCGCGGGCCACCCGCAGCGGCGATGACTTCGCGGTGGCCGACATCACCCCCTGCGCGGCCCTGGGCGGCGCGCCCGTGGCCACCTATGCGGCGGCCGTGCGCGAGGGGGGCGAGGCGAAGGGCAAGGTGCTGGGCGTGCTCGGCATCCATTTCGACTGGGCGCCCCAGGCCGCCTCCGTGCTGCGCGGCGTGCGCCTGCAACCACATGAGTCGGCCACCACCCGCGCGCTGCTGGTGGACCGGCACGGGCGGGTGCTGGCGGCTTCGGACGGGCAGGGGGTGCTGGCGGAGACCATCCCCATCCCGCCCCAGGCCGGCGCCTCGGGCGTGTTCGAGGCGGGCCGGCATCTCTTCGCCCATCATGCGACGCCGGGCTACGAGACCTATCGCGGCCTGGGCTGGCGCGGGGTGCTGGTGCAGCCCCTGGCGCGGTGAGGCGGCTCAGGCGTTGCGACGCAGGGCGCGCGCCAGCACGTCCAGTACCGCCATCCGCACGGCCACCCCCATCTCCACCTGCTCGCCGATCACGCTGCGCGCGGCGTCGTCGGCCACCGCGCTGTCGATCTCGACGCCGCGGTTCATGGGGCCGGGGTGCATGACGATGGCATCGGGCTTGGCATGGGCCAGCTTGGCGGCGTCCAGCCCATAGAAGCGGAAGAATTCGCGCGGGGAGGGGACCAGGCCGGAATTCATCCGCTCGCGCTGCAGGCGCAGCATCATCACCACATCGGCGCCGTCCAGGCCGCTGCGCATGTCGTGATGGACCTCGACGCCCAGCCGCGCGCATTCGGACGGCATCAGGGTGGGCGGCCCCACCACCCGCACCCGCGCCCCCATGGCCAGCAGCAAATGGATGTTGGAGCGCGCCACGCGGCTGTGCAGCACATCGCCGCAGATGGCGACGATGAGGTTCTCCAGCCGCCCCTTCCGCCTGCGGATGGTCAGCGCGTCCAGCAGCGCCTGGGTCGGGTGTTCGTGCGTGCCGTCGCCGGCATTGATGACGGCCGCATCCACCTTCTGCGCCAGCAGGGCCGGCGCGCCGGACTGCGCGTGTCGGATCACCAGGAGGTCCGTGTGCATGGCGTTCAGGGTGGCGGCGGTGTCGAGCAGCGTCTCGCCCTTGTTCACGCTGCTGGTCGAGACGGACATGTTCACGATGTCAGCCCCCAGCCGCTTGCCGGCCAGCTCGAAGCTGGTGCGGGTGCGGGTGCTGTCCTCGAAGAAGAGGTTGATGAGGGTGCGGCCCTTCAGGAGGTCCCGCTGGGTCTTTCCCTGGCGGTTCAGCAGGGCGTAGCTCTCGGCCAAATCGAGCAGGGCCGAGATGTGTGGCGGCTCCAGCCCCTCGATGGCGAGCAGGTGGCCGGAGGGGAGGATGGGATAGGAGAAACCGCTCATGGCCGAGCGGTTTACCCCTTCGCCACGAGGAGGGCCATGGGTCCCCTTACCGCACCGTCAGCGTCACCACCGCGCTCTGGCCGCCCTGGTCGGTGATGAGGAAGCTGGCCGAAGCGCCGGCCTGGGCGCCTGTGTTGCGCAGCGTGAACTGGCCGGGGCTGAATTCCGGCTCGGCGCGCAGCTGCGCCGCGCCGCTGCCGGTCGCGGAAATCCGATAGGGGGCCCGCCCGCCCGCCACTGCCAGCACGGTGGTGGCCGTGTTGGGCGCGATGGTGGGGGTGGTGCCGGGCGTCACGGTCAGGCCGCGGCCTTCCACCTGCTGGAAGGCGCAGGCGCGCACCTGCGCCAGGCCCTGTTGCGGCGCCTGGGCCAGCGCGTCCGCCAGCTTGCCGGCCGCCTCCGCCGTGGCGTCCGCCCTCGCGCGCAGCCGGTCGATCATGCCGGCGGCCGTCCGCTCGGGGGGCGTTTGCTCGGTCGCTGGCTGTCCCGTCCTGTCGGGTGGGGGCGAGGCGGTCCGGGAGGCGTTGCGCAGCGCCGCCGTCGAATCGGCCACGCCATCGAGCGACGCGCCGCCGGCCTGCCGCGCCAGGTTCATGATGGCGTCGAGATTGGGCGTCGCCCGCTGCACCTCGGAGTTCACCTGGATGACGATGGCCAGCGTGCGGTCATAGACCGCATTGGCAATGAGTGGCCCGGCCAGCGATTGCCCGCCAAGCCCCGAAAGCCCGGCGCGCGCCGATACCAGAACCTCATCCGCCTGCTTGATGGCATACTCCAAGGCCGGGTCGGGGGCCGTGCTCGCCTCCAGCTGGCGGCGTGCGCCTTCCAGCTCCGCCGCAAGATATCTCAGCGCCGCTTCGAGCGCGGTCCGCTGCGGCTCCGGCACCCTCAAGGGCGTGATGTGCGCGGAGAGCGCACGCGTCTCAACGCAGCTGAGGGCGGCGACGCCGGCATTGTAGACGTCCCGCATGGCGACCGGCGCGAAGCCATAGCCTGTGACATAGCTCGTGCCCGTCGCCAGGCCCGCGCCGAGCACCAGGTCCGGCCGCGCCCCGAAGGCCGCCGCGCCGATCGCGGTCAGGGTCCCTGCCGCGACGCCCACCCGCGCCGCGCCGTCGAGCTGCACCAGCTGGCGTTCCCGCTCGCTCATCCGCCGGCGCCGGTCGCGCAGGAAGGCCAGGGCCTCGTCCAGCTGGAGCGCGGTGTTCCGCTCGCCTCCCACGGCATAGGTGCGCCCATGGCCGGGAGGGCAGCGGAGCACATGGTCCCGCCAGTCGGCTTCCTGTGTGGGTGCCCCCGGGGTGGGACTTCTGGTTGTTCTTGTCGAGGGGTTGCAATAGCCCTCCTCCGGCCCCAGCGGCAGGATCGGATCCACCACCGCGCAAGCGGAGAGCAGGCCGGCGAGGCAAGCCGTGGTGATCGCGTGTCGCATATCCAGATCGTCCGGTCCGTTTCGGGATCGCAGGATTACGCAAGCGATCAGGAATGACAATCAGGTGTTGAGGGCTCGCGTCGCGTCCAGCGCCCCCTGGAGCGTATAGGCCGCCGCCGCCGCATCCACCGCGGCCGCGCGCTTCTTCCGCGTCAGGTCGGCCTCCTGGATCATGGCGCGGTTCACGGCGGCACTCGACAGCCGCTCATCCCAGAGTGCCACGGGCAGGCCTGTGGCGTCGGACAGCGCCATGGCCCAGTCCCGCGCCGCCTGGGCGGCGGGGCCGAGGCTGCCATCCATCGAGAGCGGCAGGCCCACCACCAGCCCGCCCGCGCCCTCGCGCCGGGCGATGGCCATGATCTCGGCCGCTACCGCCGTCAGCTTGCCCCGCTTCACGCTGCCATAGGGCGAGGCCAGCATGAGCGACACGTCCGTCAGCGCCACGCCGATGATGCGCGCCCCGGGGTCGAGCCCGATCAGCCTTTGCCCGCGCGGCAGGGCGGCCCGCAAATCCGTCATGTTGAACACGGCCATGCCGGGGCTTATGGTCCGCCGCCCTTGTGGATGGAAGTGGAAGACATGTCGCTCGATGCCGCGACGGTGCGTCGCGTCGCCAATTTGGCCCGGCTGCGCCTGGAAGAGACCGAAGTGGAGAAGCTCCAGGCGGAGCTGAACGGCATTCTCGGCTGGATCGAGCAATTGCAGCAGGTGGACACGGACGGCGTGGAGCCCATGGCCGGCGGCGCGCCCGTCGAGGTGAAGCTGCCCTGGCGGGAGGATGCCGTGACCGACGGCGCCCAGGCCGAGAAGGTCCTGGCCAATGCCCCCGACCGCGAGGGCGAGTATTTCGGCGTGCCGAAGGTGGTGGAATGATGCGCCCGACCGATTTGACCCTGGCCGAGGGCCTGGAAGCGCTGGACAAGCGCGAGATCAGCGCCGTGGAACTCACCCAGTCATTCCTGGATGCGATCGAGCGGCTGAACCCGCGCCTGAACGCCTATATCACCGTGACGGGCGAGGCCGCGCTGGCCGATGCCGCCGCCTCCGACGCCCGCCGCGCCAAGGGCGAGGCGCGGGCGCTGGACGGCATCCCGCTCGGCATCAAGGATCTGTTCTGCACCGAGGGCACGCGCACCACGGCGGGCTCGAACATCCTGGGCGGCTTCGTGCCGCCCTATGAGAGCACGGTCAGCGCCAACCTCAAGCGCGATGGCGCGGTGTTCCTGGGCAAGCTGAACCTGGACGAGTTCGCCATGGGCTCCTCCAACCAGACCAGCGCCTTCGGGCCGGTGGAAAACCCCTGGTCGCGCGCCAATGACCCGGAGAAGCGGCTGGTGCCGGGCGGCTCTTCCGGCGGCTCGGCGGCGGCGGTGGCGGCGCGGCTGGCCATGGGGGCGACGGCGACGGACACGGGCGGCTCCATCCGCCAGCCCGCGGCCTTCTGCGGCATCGCGGGGATCAAGCCCACCTATGGGCGGTGTTCGCGCTGGGGGATCGTGGCCTTCGCGTCCAGCCTGGACCAGGCGGGTCCGGTGGCGCGGACCGTCGAGGACAATGCCATCCTGCTGCGTTCCATGGCCGGGCATGACCCGAAGGACAGCACCAGCGCCAACCTGCCCGTGCCAGACTTCCAGGCGGCCGTGGGGCGCGGGGTGAAGGGGCTGCGCATCGGCGTGCCGGCGGAATACCGGCTGGACGGGCTGGCGCCCGAGATTGCCGCACTATGGGACCAGGGGCTGGACTGGCTGCGGGCGGAGGGCGCGGAGATCGTCCCCATCTCGCTGCCGCACGCGCAATATGCGCTGCCCACCTATTATGTGGTGGCGCCGGCCGAGGCGTCCTCCAACCTCGCGCGCTATGACGGGGTGCGCTTCGGGCTGCGCGAGAACGGGTCGGACCTGAAGGACCTCTATGAGCGCACGCGTGCGCGCGGTTTTGGCGCCGAGGTGCGCCGGCGCATCATGATCGGCACCTATGTGCTGAGCGCGGGCTATTACGACGCCTATTACCTGAAGGCGCAGAAGGTCCGCGCCCTGATCCGGCGCGACTTTGAACTGGCCTGGGGAAAGGTGGACGCCATCGTCACCCCCGCCACGCCGTCCGCCGCTTTCGCCATGGACGAGAAGCAGGATGACCCCGTGACGATGTACCTGAACGACGTCTTCACCGTGACGGCGAATCTGGCGGGGCTACCAGGCCTGGCCGTGCCGGCAGGGCTGGACGGGCAGGGGCTGCCGCTCGGCCTGCAGGTGATCGGGCGGGCCTTTGACGAGGAAACGGTGTTTGCCGTGGGCGGCGCCATCGAGCGCGCCGCGGGCTTCACCGCCAAGCCGGGGATGATGGCATGAGCTACACCATTGAAGGCGAAACCGGCCCCTGGGAGGTCGTGATCGGCCTCGAAGTCCATGCCCAGGTGACGTCCCACGCCAAGCTGTTCAGCGGTGCGGCCACGGCCTTCGGCGCCGAGCCCAACAGCCAGGTCAGCTTTGTGGATGCGGGCTTTCCGGGCATGCTGCCCGTGATCAACGAGGCCTGCATCGCCCAGGCGGTGCGGACGGGGCTCGGCCTGAACGCCGAGATCCATCTCTGGTCCCGCTTCGACCGGAAGAACTACTTCTACGCGGACCTGCCGCAGGGCTACCAGATCAGCCAGTACGCCCATCCCATCGTGGGCAAGGGCGAGGTCGAGGTGACGCTGGCCGACGGTTCCACCAAGACCATCGGCATCACCCGCCTGCATCTGGAACAGGATGCGGGCAAGTCGCTGCACGACCAGCACCCGACCAAGTCCTTCATCGATCTGAACCGTTCGGGCGTGGCGTTGATGGAGATTGTCTCCGAGCCCGACATGCGCTCGCCCGAGGAAGCCGGCGCCTATCTCGCCAAGCTGCGGCAGATCATGCGCTACCTCGGCACCTGTGACGGCAACATGGATGAGGGCTCCATGCGCGCCGACGTGAACGTCTCCGTCCGCAAGGCCGGCGAGGGGTTCCGCACGCGCTGCGAGGTGAAGAACGTCAACTCCATCCGCTTCGTCATGCAGGCCGTGGAGGCCGAGGCGCGGCGGCAGATCGAGGTGTGGGAATCCGGCGGCACGGTCGAGCAGGAAACCCGCCTCTTCGACACGGCGCGCGGCGTCACCCGCTCCATGCGCTCCAAGGAGGATGCGCATGACTACCGCTATTTCCCCGACCCGGACCTGCCGCCTTTGGTGCTGGAGCAGTCCTGGGTGGAGCAGCTCAAGGCCAGCCTGCCCGAACTGCCCGACCAGCGCCGCGCGCGCTACGTCGCCATGGGCCTCTCGCCCTATGACGCCCATGTGCTGACCATCGAGCGCGAGACGGCCACCTTCTTCGAGACGGTGGCCAAGGGCCGCGACGCCAAGGTCGCCGCAAACTGGGTGACGGGCGATTTCTTCGCCGCCCTGAACCGCCTCAAGCGCGACATCAGCGACCCGCCGGTGACGGCCGAACACCTGGGCGAGCTGCTGGACCTGCTGGCGGACAAGACGCTCTCCGGCGCGCTGGCCAAGCAGGTCTTCGAGGCGATGATCGAGACGGGCCAGGCCCCCAGCGTGATCGTGGAGGAACGCGGCCTGCGCCAGGTGACGGACACCGGCGCCATCGAGGCCGCGGTGGACGCCATCATGGCGGCGAACGCGGACAAGGTGGCGGAATACCGCAGCGGCAAGGAGAAGCTGTTCGGCTTCTTCGTGGGCCAGACCATGAAGGCCATGGCGGGGAAGGGAAATCCGGCCCTGGTGAATGAGGTGCTGAAGAAGAAGCTGGCCTAGCCGGCTTCGGCCAGCAGCCCCTCCACATCCAGCCGGCGGGTGAACATGGTCATCCGCCCGTCGGCATCCTGGGGCCATTCCTCGCGCGGGCGGTCGCGGTACAGCTCGACCCCGTTGCCGTCCGGGTCGCGAAGATAGAGCGCCTCGCTCACCCCATGGTCCGAGGCGCCTTCCAGCCGCACGCCCGCCGCCAGCACCCGCCGCAGCGCCGCCGCCAGCGAAGCCCGATCGGGGTAGAGCAGCGCCACGTGGTACAGGCCGGTATGCCCGGCGGGCGGCGGCGTTCCGCCCGCGCTCTCCCAGGTGTTGAGCGCGATATGGTGGTGATACCCGCCAGCCGAGAGAAAGGCGGCACCCGGCCGTTCCAGCATCACCTCCAGGCCCAGCACGTCGCGCCAGAAGCCCAGCGCGCGTGGCAGGTCGGCAACCTTGAGGTGGACATGCCCGATGCGGGCCTGGGGATGGATCCTGTTCATGCCCCCCAACATGGCGCCGCGCGGGCCCGCGCGCCAATCACCGTCGCGGATGAGGCTTATTCGCCATCCGCTTTCCGGGGCGCGTCACCAGCCATAGCCCCGCGAAGATCAGCCCCACCGCCGGCAGGGCCAGCCAGCCCATGCGCTCGCCGAAGATGATGGCCCCCCAGACCACCCCCGCGATGGTGACGATGTAGCCCACTTGGCTCGTGACCACGGCGCCCGCCGCCGCGATCACGCGGAAATAGGCCAGGTAGGCGATGGCGGTCAGCACGGCCTGCAGCGGCAGCAGCGCCTCGGCCCGCCAATCCGCGGTCAGCGGCGGGTGGAACTGCCCCAGCGCCAGCGCGAAGAAAGCCAGGCAGAAGGCCGCCCCGTAGAGCGACCCCGCCGCGACCGCCAGCGGCCCGGTGCCGCGCGGCGCGAACTGCACCGCCACCAGCCCCGACACCGCGTAGCAGACCGGGGTGAGAGCGGCGACCAGCGCCCAGCCGATCAGCGAGGCCGCAGGCAGCGCCGCCCCCGGCGCCATGGCCAGCGCCACCCCCGCGAAGCCCAGCGCGGTGCCGGCGACGCGACGCGCCGTCAGGCGCTCCTGCCCGATGGCCGCGGCCCCCACCACGGTCAGCATGGGGGCCAGCGGGATCAGCAGTGCGAAGAAGCCGGCCGGGATGTGCTGCAGCGCGTGGAAGCCGAAGACATTGGCCAGGGCGAAGCCCGACCCGCCCGCCGCGAGGTAGTAAAGAAGATGCGCCCGGTCGCGCGGGATGGCCTGCCCCCGCGCCCGGCAGAGCAGGGTCAGCGCGAGGGCCGACCCCACGGCCGTCCAGAAGGCGAAGCCCATGGCCGAGATGCCGAGCCCCATGCCCACCTTGGCGATGGCGGGCGTCAGCCCCCAGATGGCCCCGGTCAGCAGCAGCAGGGGCAGGATGGGCGTTCGGGTCATGCCCGCGCAGAGGCCCCCGGCGCGCGCCCCTGTCAACTCAACGCCCAGGCGGCGAGATATAAGCGGCGGGGTATAAGCACGGCATGGAGTGGCCCGAATCGGAAACCATTGCCCTGCGGCCCGACCCGCTGCTGCCCGAGGCCCCATGCCCGGTGCGCTGGCGGCGTTCGGCCCGGGCGCGGCGCGTCTCGCTGCGCATCTCCCCCGCCGAGGGCGCGGTGGTGGTGACCCTGCCCATGAAGGTGGGCCGCCGCCATGGCCTCGCCTTGCTGACGGAACATGCGGGCTGGGTGCTGCAGCGCGTGGCGGCCCTGGCGCCGGAGCGCAAGCTGATGCCCG from Roseococcus microcysteis includes these protein-coding regions:
- the plsY gene encoding glycerol-3-phosphate 1-O-acyltransferase PlsY, yielding MIAVLDTFMAAVGAMLLGSIPFGLLLTRAAGLGDIRAIGSGNIGATNVLRTGNKKVAAATLALDFLKGAVAVWLVSAWFGPHLAPVAAVAAVLGHCHPLWLGFKGGKGVATALGVMLGLGWGVFVAAAVTWLVAARLSRISSVGALSAMVVATGVALVVLPLWSGIAVLAIAAYVFVRHEENIRRLLAGTEPRIGAGK
- a CDS encoding aspartate carbamoyltransferase catalytic subunit, producing the protein MSGFSYPILPSGHLLAIEGLEPPHISALLDLAESYALLNRQGKTQRDLLKGRTLINLFFEDSTRTRTSFELAGKRLGADIVNMSVSTSSVNKGETLLDTAATLNAMHTDLLVIRHAQSGAPALLAQKVDAAVINAGDGTHEHPTQALLDALTIRRRKGRLENLIVAICGDVLHSRVARSNIHLLLAMGARVRVVGPPTLMPSECARLGVEVHHDMRSGLDGADVVMMLRLQRERMNSGLVPSPREFFRFYGLDAAKLAHAKPDAIVMHPGPMNRGVEIDSAVADDAARSVIGEQVEMGVAVRMAVLDVLARALRRNA
- a CDS encoding DMT family transporter translates to MTRTPILPLLLLTGAIWGLTPAIAKVGMGLGISAMGFAFWTAVGSALALTLLCRARGQAIPRDRAHLLYYLAAGGSGFALANVFGFHALQHIPAGFFALLIPLAPMLTVVGAAAIGQERLTARRVAGTALGFAGVALAMAPGAALPAASLIGWALVAALTPVCYAVSGLVAVQFAPRGTGPLAVAAGSLYGAAFCLAFFALALGQFHPPLTADWRAEALLPLQAVLTAIAYLAYFRVIAAAGAVVTSQVGYIVTIAGVVWGAIIFGERMGWLALPAVGLIFAGLWLVTRPGKRMANKPHPRR
- a CDS encoding GNAT family N-acetyltransferase, which produces MTRHIRPALPHEAPALAALVRAAYAHYVPRLGREPGPMGDDYAARVAAGQAWVMEEAGAILGLLVLEDTAEGMLLDNIAAAAPGQGVGRRLMAFAEQEARRRGHGRIWLYTHARMVENIALYTRLGYAETHRAMQDGFDRVFMAKAL
- a CDS encoding methyl-accepting chemotaxis protein, whose product is MPLSTVAAPAAETTAPERVLALTDSAAQVAAGKVRAIHAITRQTRVLALNATIEAARAGELGRGFAVVAGEVKNVAGEVARLATEMESELTSAFGDLRAVGERMVSEVRGQRLVDLALNAIEIMDRNLYERSCDVRWWATDSAMVEAASDPSGPRRAHAAKRLGVILSAYTVYLDLWLADAQGRVIAHGRPDRFPGVVGLDVSHEPWFQEARATRSGDDFAVADITPCAALGGAPVATYAAAVREGGEAKGKVLGVLGIHFDWAPQAASVLRGVRLQPHESATTRALLVDRHGRVLAASDGQGVLAETIPIPPQAGASGVFEAGRHLFAHHATPGYETYRGLGWRGVLVQPLAR
- the ruvX gene encoding Holliday junction resolvase RuvX; translation: MAVFNMTDLRAALPRGQRLIGLDPGARIIGVALTDVSLMLASPYGSVKRGKLTAVAAEIMAIARREGAGGLVVGLPLSMDGSLGPAAQAARDWAMALSDATGLPVALWDERLSSAAVNRAMIQEADLTRKKRAAAVDAAAAAYTLQGALDATRALNT
- the gatC gene encoding Asp-tRNA(Asn)/Glu-tRNA(Gln) amidotransferase subunit GatC; translated protein: MSLDAATVRRVANLARLRLEETEVEKLQAELNGILGWIEQLQQVDTDGVEPMAGGAPVEVKLPWREDAVTDGAQAEKVLANAPDREGEYFGVPKVVE
- the gatB gene encoding Asp-tRNA(Asn)/Glu-tRNA(Gln) amidotransferase subunit GatB, which encodes MSYTIEGETGPWEVVIGLEVHAQVTSHAKLFSGAATAFGAEPNSQVSFVDAGFPGMLPVINEACIAQAVRTGLGLNAEIHLWSRFDRKNYFYADLPQGYQISQYAHPIVGKGEVEVTLADGSTKTIGITRLHLEQDAGKSLHDQHPTKSFIDLNRSGVALMEIVSEPDMRSPEEAGAYLAKLRQIMRYLGTCDGNMDEGSMRADVNVSVRKAGEGFRTRCEVKNVNSIRFVMQAVEAEARRQIEVWESGGTVEQETRLFDTARGVTRSMRSKEDAHDYRYFPDPDLPPLVLEQSWVEQLKASLPELPDQRRARYVAMGLSPYDAHVLTIERETATFFETVAKGRDAKVAANWVTGDFFAALNRLKRDISDPPVTAEHLGELLDLLADKTLSGALAKQVFEAMIETGQAPSVIVEERGLRQVTDTGAIEAAVDAIMAANADKVAEYRSGKEKLFGFFVGQTMKAMAGKGNPALVNEVLKKKLA
- a CDS encoding VOC family protein — protein: MNRIHPQARIGHVHLKVADLPRALGFWRDVLGLEVMLERPGAAFLSAGGYHHHIALNTWESAGGTPPPAGHTGLYHVALLYPDRASLAAALRRVLAAGVRLEGASDHGVSEALYLRDPDGNGVELYRDRPREEWPQDADGRMTMFTRRLDVEGLLAEAG
- the pyrC gene encoding dihydroorotase; this translates as MRDLLITNARLLDPASGLDAPGAMLVSGGRIKSLTGAPAEGAEVLDAGGAILCPGLVDMRAALGEPGAEHRETIASAAQAAAAGGITTLAVLPDTNPALDDPALVEFMIRRGEATGSLTLLPYAAATKGCAGKELSEYGLLREAGAVAFTDGARAIAAARTMRLALSYARGFGAMVVQHPEEPSLAGQGAATEGELATRLGLPGMPAAAEAIMVARDIALARLTGGHVHFAHVSTAAALDLLRAAKEEGLRVTCDTAPPYFDLNETAIGDFRTYAKLSPPLRAEADRLAVVAALADGTIDAIASDHQPRDADDKRLPFAQAEAGGAGLATLLGVTLARVHGGDLTLRDALALLTCRPAALLGVEAGRLAEGAPADLCLIAPDRAWQVRDGTLPGKAQNSPFDGRALEGRVLATFKAGRRVFG
- the gatA gene encoding Asp-tRNA(Asn)/Glu-tRNA(Gln) amidotransferase subunit GatA, producing MRPTDLTLAEGLEALDKREISAVELTQSFLDAIERLNPRLNAYITVTGEAALADAAASDARRAKGEARALDGIPLGIKDLFCTEGTRTTAGSNILGGFVPPYESTVSANLKRDGAVFLGKLNLDEFAMGSSNQTSAFGPVENPWSRANDPEKRLVPGGSSGGSAAAVAARLAMGATATDTGGSIRQPAAFCGIAGIKPTYGRCSRWGIVAFASSLDQAGPVARTVEDNAILLRSMAGHDPKDSTSANLPVPDFQAAVGRGVKGLRIGVPAEYRLDGLAPEIAALWDQGLDWLRAEGAEIVPISLPHAQYALPTYYVVAPAEASSNLARYDGVRFGLRENGSDLKDLYERTRARGFGAEVRRRIMIGTYVLSAGYYDAYYLKAQKVRALIRRDFELAWGKVDAIVTPATPSAAFAMDEKQDDPVTMYLNDVFTVTANLAGLPGLAVPAGLDGQGLPLGLQVIGRAFDEETVFAVGGAIERAAGFTAKPGMMA